The Flaviramulus sp. BrNp1-15 genome includes the window GTAGAAAACAAATTAAAAAACGTGCTAAAGATAAATATGAACCTACTTTAGAGGTAGACTTACATATTAATCAATTAATTAAATCATCTAAAGGGATGACTAATCATGATATGTTAACCCTACAATTAGAAACAGCACGTAGGCAACTAGATTTTGCTATAAAAAAGCGTATTCAAAAAGTGGTTTTTATACATGGAGTAGGCGAAGGCGTACTTAAACTAGAATTAGAATATTTATTTGGCAGATATAATAATGTGAAATTTTACGATGCGAATTACCAAAAATATGGTTTAGGAGCAACTGAGGTTTACATTTTTCAGAATGTTTAAGCTAATTAGTTAAAATCAGGTGTTATTTTTCTGCTTTTATAAGTGCTAGGTATTTCACTATCTTTTAAAATCCCAAAATCATATTCATCATATGATATTGAACCTAAATCATCAATATTAAATAATGTTATTGTAACTACATAACTTCTAATTATAGTGTGCTCTCTATAAGCTGTTGCAGGAACAGTAGTATTTACTTCAGGGTTTAAATAATCGGCACCAACATCACTATCAGTTATATCATTTCCTGGATTATTGTTTTGCGAGTCGTTTTCTTCATCGCGAGTTAAAACGCCATCGCCATCGTCATCGTTATCAAGATAATCAGGTATATTGTCACCGTCAGTATCTTGTGCATCACTTAAATCACCATCTCCATTTGGGTCTGGGTTTTCACTTGCAGTTAAAATATTATCTCCATCGTCATCAGCATCAATGTAATTTGGTAAACCATCACCATCAGTGTCATCATCTTCTAAATCACCATTACCATTGATGTCTTCTAACTGTGCTAAAATCCCATCATTATCATCTTCTACTAATATTGTGTTTATTTCTGCGGTACATGCACTATTGTCATCTGAAACTATATTAACATTTGGTGGAATTTCACTGCAAAATAAATCATTTGGCAAGCTAGCATCGTTATAAGTTCTGTAGTAAAATGTAGCAGATTTTTCTTCATTAAAAGTATTGTCAGCACCCACTTCTAATATATCCTCTAAAGAATAATTTGTTATTAGTACTGATAATGATTCCGAAGGGTCTTCTTTAGTTTTGTATAGTACTAAATCCGATTCGCCACAAGCTTCAAAAGTGTCTTCAAATTCTAATTCTACAGTAATGATATCACCATCATCACATGAGTAGTTACTTAATAAACTTAAAGATAATAAGATAAAAAATAGCTTGCGCATTGTATTTGGGTTTTAAGCAAAAATAATAGAATTGTTATTTATAACGTAGCTTATTGATAATAATTTTATTTCAAGTATTTTTGGGCTTTAAAAAGTATGTTAGTTTTAAATTATCGTCTTTTAAAAAATTAAATATAATTAGATGAAGCACGTGTATTTTGATAATGCAGCTACAACGCCAATGCGCGATGAAGTTATAAATTCTATAGCCGAAGTTATGAAAACTAATTTTGGTAACCCTTCATCATCGCATAGTTTTGGTCGTGCATCAAAATCGTTAATAGAACAATCCAGAAAAGCAATTGCTAATCATTTAAATGTTTCTGCTGGTGAAATTATATTTACATCTGGCGGTACAGAAGCTGATAATTTGGTGTTAATTAGTACTGTAAAAGATTTAAATGTAAAACATATTATTACTTCTAAAATTGAACATCATGCTGTTTTACATACTGTTGAAAAACTTCAAAAGCAGTTTGAATTACAAGTGAGTTACGTGAAATTGAATGCAGATGGCACTATTGATTTTTCACATTTAGAAATGCTTTTACAAAACGAAGTTAAAACACTAGTTAGCTTAATGCATATTAATAATGAAATAGGAGGTATTTTAGATTTAAAGCGCGTTGCTAGTTTATGTAAAGCCAATAATGCTCTATTTCATAGTGATGCTGTACAATCTGTTGGGCATTATAAATTAGATTTACAAGATGTTCCAATTGATTTTTTAGCAGCATCTGCTCACAAATTTCATGGGCCTAAAGGTGTTGGTTTCGCTTTTATAAGGAAAAACTCTGCATTACAACCGTTAATTATTGGAGGCGAGCAAGAAAGAGGTCTTAGAGCGGGTACCGAAAGTGTACACAACATAGTTGGTTTAGAAAGTGCACTAACATTAGCTTATCAAAATTTAGAAAAGGAAACCCTTTATGTAACTGAATTAAAGGAATATTTTATAGATAAAATTAAAAAAGAAATCTCCGGTGTAAAATTTAATGGTTTATCTGATAATTTAGATAAAAGTACTTACACATTAGTTAATGTATGCTTACCAATTACTCCAGAAAAAGCAGCAATGTTATTGTTTCAGTTAGATTTAAAAGGTATTGCTTGCTCCAAAGGAAGTGCCTGCCAAAGTGGTAGCTCACAAAAATCTCATGTCTTAACAGAAATTCTATCCAATGAAGATTTAGAAAAGCCATCAATTCGTTTTTCTTTTAGCATTTTTAATACTAAAGAAGAGATTGACTATGTTGTTGGTATTTTAAAAGAGTTTTCGGAAGGTATATAATTCTTTTATAATTCATAATCAAATTGTTAGACAGGTTTAAAAGTTTTTTAAGTTTGAGAGTGTTTTTCTTGTAGTATTTTTTGTACCTTTGTAAAAGTCCCAAAACTAATTAAACTACTTATGAGCAATAAATTCCC containing:
- a CDS encoding cysteine desulfurase family protein, whose translation is MKHVYFDNAATTPMRDEVINSIAEVMKTNFGNPSSSHSFGRASKSLIEQSRKAIANHLNVSAGEIIFTSGGTEADNLVLISTVKDLNVKHIITSKIEHHAVLHTVEKLQKQFELQVSYVKLNADGTIDFSHLEMLLQNEVKTLVSLMHINNEIGGILDLKRVASLCKANNALFHSDAVQSVGHYKLDLQDVPIDFLAASAHKFHGPKGVGFAFIRKNSALQPLIIGGEQERGLRAGTESVHNIVGLESALTLAYQNLEKETLYVTELKEYFIDKIKKEISGVKFNGLSDNLDKSTYTLVNVCLPITPEKAAMLLFQLDLKGIACSKGSACQSGSSQKSHVLTEILSNEDLEKPSIRFSFSIFNTKEEIDYVVGILKEFSEGI
- a CDS encoding Smr/MutS family protein, which gives rise to MALKVGDYVLVLDEDLSGVVKSINGNIISIETEDGFLLEFRSDELVKNDKKQSLSSEIFSNSSLADVVSEKELPKRRKQIKKRAKDKYEPTLEVDLHINQLIKSSKGMTNHDMLTLQLETARRQLDFAIKKRIQKVVFIHGVGEGVLKLELEYLFGRYNNVKFYDANYQKYGLGATEVYIFQNV